A genomic segment from Brevundimonas sp. SORGH_AS_0993 encodes:
- the hisB gene encoding imidazoleglycerol-phosphate dehydratase HisB, with amino-acid sequence MTLPAPYSPLVSGGEGLDRYPGDAPALAARMAAIYATPAETVLPVRGLTHGLELAWRLAARDGGSVQAPKAEPYDSLSAIYPAKGEPAVVVIRALGSPEAVAEMAARVAPALLIVDEGLIEFSDSVSAATVVGDQPNLVVLRSLSLAYGLAGARVGAAIAQPQTLARLVSVLEPYALPEPLVRLAQQALDPSRMIETAERIASVRRERDRIARELGRQMSVEPGVGPIIMARPEEPAAALAGLKAYGVEGDLSGDRLRLPVSIRPEVNDRMLAAFGLTPPKRRAARVGQAVRDTKETRIVCAVDLDAPGPVKIETGVGFFDHMLEQIAAHGGFSLRLQCEGDLHTDPHHTIEDSAIALGQALKQALGERKGIARYGFVLPMDEANAAVSIDLSGRPYPLFDGTFETPYIGDYRTDLTAHVFRSLAEAMGAAVHIKVTGQDDHHKTEAVYKAFGRALRQAIRIEGDAVPSTKGVL; translated from the coding sequence ATGACCCTGCCCGCGCCCTATTCCCCGCTGGTCTCCGGCGGCGAAGGCTTGGACCGCTATCCCGGTGACGCCCCGGCGCTGGCCGCCCGCATGGCCGCCATCTACGCCACTCCGGCCGAGACGGTTCTGCCCGTGCGCGGCCTGACGCACGGGCTGGAGCTGGCCTGGCGCCTCGCCGCCCGCGACGGCGGTTCGGTCCAGGCGCCCAAGGCCGAACCCTATGACAGCCTGAGCGCCATCTATCCGGCCAAGGGCGAACCGGCCGTCGTGGTCATCCGCGCGCTCGGCTCGCCCGAGGCGGTCGCGGAAATGGCCGCGCGCGTCGCCCCCGCCCTCCTGATCGTGGACGAAGGGCTGATCGAGTTTTCCGACAGCGTCTCGGCCGCGACGGTCGTGGGCGACCAGCCGAATCTGGTCGTGCTGCGGAGCCTGTCGCTGGCCTATGGCCTCGCCGGCGCACGGGTCGGCGCCGCGATCGCCCAGCCTCAGACGCTGGCCCGGTTGGTCTCGGTGTTGGAACCCTACGCCCTGCCCGAGCCTCTGGTGCGGCTGGCGCAGCAGGCGCTCGATCCGTCACGGATGATCGAGACGGCCGAGCGAATCGCTTCGGTCCGGCGCGAGCGCGACCGGATCGCCCGCGAACTGGGTCGCCAGATGTCGGTCGAACCGGGCGTCGGCCCCATCATCATGGCCCGCCCCGAAGAGCCCGCCGCCGCCCTGGCCGGTCTGAAAGCCTATGGCGTCGAAGGCGACCTGTCCGGCGATCGGCTGCGGCTGCCCGTCTCGATCAGGCCGGAGGTCAACGACCGGATGCTGGCCGCCTTCGGCCTGACGCCTCCCAAGCGACGCGCGGCCCGCGTCGGCCAGGCCGTGCGCGATACGAAAGAGACCCGCATCGTCTGCGCGGTCGATCTGGACGCGCCCGGCCCGGTGAAGATCGAAACCGGCGTCGGCTTCTTCGATCACATGCTGGAGCAGATCGCGGCCCATGGCGGCTTCTCCCTGCGGCTTCAGTGCGAAGGCGACCTGCACACCGACCCGCACCACACCATCGAGGACAGCGCCATCGCCCTGGGACAGGCGCTGAAACAGGCTCTGGGCGAACGGAAGGGCATCGCCCGCTACGGCTTCGTCCTGCCGATGGACGAGGCGAATGCGGCCGTCTCCATCGATCTTTCCGGCCGGCCCTATCCGCTGTTCGATGGGACGTTCGAGACGCCCTATATCGGCGACTACCGCACGGATCTGACGGCCCACGTCTTCCGTTCGCTGGCCGAGGCCATGGGCGCCGCCGTCCACATCAAAGTTACCGGCCAGGACGACCACCACAAGACCGAGGCCGTCTACAAGGC
- the hisD gene encoding histidinol dehydrogenase codes for MGDLFKRIDWSSLDAAGKKAALARPAQRTAGDVTDVVRTILDDVRARGGAAVTDWCVKLDKAPPRRIAITPETVAEARAALPPADVRALRMAADNVRVFHQATRPEDTPFVETTPGVRSKLAWRPIASAGLYIPGGTAPLFSSLLMLAIPAGVAGVGQRVAVTPPNKDGGIHPAMILAAAEAELDAIWLMGGAQAIAALTFGVELEDGIIPACDKLFGPGNAYVAEAKKQAAALPGGPAVDMPAGPSELMVIVDRDAAPEIAAADLLSQAEHDADAQVLLVSTSRATIDYILSEVEVQVATLPREAIARASLNEARAILVRDLDAAIEVANLYGPEHLAIQIDDPEPLVDSIQAAGAVFVGRFAAETLGDYAAGPSHVLPTDGGARTLGGVTTASFMTTMSVQLVDAAGARLLAPIAARLARMEGLEAHARAADLRSEG; via the coding sequence ATGGGCGACCTGTTCAAACGCATCGACTGGTCCTCCCTCGACGCTGCCGGAAAGAAGGCCGCGCTTGCTCGTCCGGCCCAGCGCACCGCCGGCGACGTGACAGACGTGGTTCGCACCATTCTGGACGACGTGCGCGCGCGTGGCGGCGCGGCCGTTACGGACTGGTGCGTCAAGCTGGACAAGGCCCCGCCGCGGCGCATCGCCATTACGCCGGAAACGGTGGCCGAGGCGCGCGCGGCCCTGCCCCCTGCCGACGTTCGCGCCCTGCGGATGGCGGCCGACAATGTGCGCGTCTTCCATCAGGCGACCCGGCCCGAGGACACCCCCTTTGTCGAGACCACGCCTGGCGTGCGCTCCAAACTGGCCTGGCGTCCCATCGCCTCGGCCGGCCTTTATATTCCGGGCGGCACCGCGCCGCTGTTTTCGTCGCTGCTGATGCTGGCCATACCCGCCGGCGTCGCGGGCGTGGGCCAGCGCGTCGCCGTGACGCCGCCGAACAAGGATGGCGGGATCCACCCCGCCATGATCCTGGCCGCCGCAGAGGCGGAGTTGGACGCCATCTGGTTGATGGGCGGGGCTCAGGCCATCGCCGCCCTGACCTTCGGCGTCGAATTGGAGGACGGGATCATCCCCGCCTGCGACAAGCTGTTCGGCCCCGGAAACGCCTATGTGGCCGAGGCCAAGAAGCAGGCGGCCGCCCTGCCCGGCGGTCCCGCCGTCGACATGCCCGCCGGCCCGTCCGAGCTGATGGTTATCGTGGACCGCGACGCCGCGCCCGAGATCGCCGCAGCCGACCTGCTCAGCCAGGCTGAGCACGATGCGGATGCGCAGGTTCTGCTGGTCTCCACCAGCCGGGCCACCATCGACTATATCCTGAGCGAGGTTGAGGTTCAGGTCGCGACCCTGCCGCGCGAAGCCATCGCCCGCGCCTCCCTGAACGAAGCCCGCGCCATCCTGGTGCGCGACCTCGACGCCGCCATAGAGGTCGCCAACCTCTATGGCCCCGAACACCTGGCGATCCAGATCGACGATCCAGAACCGCTGGTCGATTCGATCCAGGCCGCCGGGGCCGTCTTCGTCGGCCGGTTCGCCGCCGAGACCCTGGGCGACTATGCCGCCGGCCCCAGCCACGTCCTGCCGACCGATGGCGGCGCGCGGACGCTGGGAGGCGTCACCACCGCCAGCTTCATGACCACCATGTCGGTCCAGTTGGTCGATGCGGCCGGCGCCCGCCTGCTGGCGCCCATCGCCGCCCGCCTGGCGCGGATGGAGGGTCTCGAAGCCCACGCCCGCGCGGCCGATCTGAGGAGCGAGGGATGA
- the hisG gene encoding ATP phosphoribosyltransferase — protein sequence MSTVQGRLRIAVQKSGRLADRSLDLIRDAGLKWVKGHNDLLYRVENYPIDLLRVRDDDIPTFVADGVCDLGIVGENVLEEGRNGGPNASIVMPLGFGRCTLKIATPPTLAYDGPASLEGLRIATSYPKILRRFLDERGVKADIVVMRGAVEVAPRLKLAAAICDLVSTGATLEANGLGAKDTVLESQAVLIQSPVAPEPGLQHLLDSIIERMSGVVSSQGAKYVMLNAPRSALDEITAILPGAGSPTVMPLMGRDDAVAVHAVCQEAVFWETLEKLKAAGASAILVLPIEKMM from the coding sequence ATGAGCACCGTCCAGGGCCGGCTTCGCATCGCCGTCCAGAAATCCGGCCGTCTGGCCGACCGAAGCCTCGACCTGATCCGGGACGCGGGCCTGAAATGGGTCAAGGGTCACAACGACCTGCTGTACCGGGTCGAGAACTATCCGATCGACCTGTTGCGCGTCCGCGACGACGACATCCCCACCTTCGTGGCGGACGGCGTCTGCGATCTGGGCATCGTCGGCGAGAACGTGCTGGAAGAGGGCCGCAACGGCGGACCGAACGCCTCCATCGTCATGCCGCTGGGCTTCGGCCGCTGCACGCTGAAGATCGCCACGCCGCCGACCCTGGCCTATGACGGACCGGCGTCGCTGGAGGGCCTGCGGATCGCCACGTCTTATCCGAAAATCCTGCGCCGCTTCCTGGACGAGCGCGGGGTCAAGGCCGACATCGTCGTCATGCGCGGCGCCGTCGAGGTCGCGCCCCGGTTGAAGCTGGCCGCCGCCATCTGTGATCTGGTCTCGACCGGCGCGACGCTGGAGGCCAATGGCCTGGGCGCCAAGGACACGGTGCTGGAAAGCCAGGCCGTCCTGATCCAGTCGCCCGTCGCGCCCGAGCCCGGCCTGCAACACCTGCTGGACAGCATCATCGAACGGATGTCGGGCGTGGTGTCCTCGCAGGGCGCCAAATACGTCATGCTGAACGCCCCGCGTTCGGCCCTCGACGAAATCACCGCCATCCTGCCCGGCGCCGGTTCGCCAACCGTCATGCCGCTGATGGGCCGCGATGACGCGGTCGCCGTCCACGCCGTCTGCCAGGAAGCCGTCTTTTGGGAGACGCTGGAGAAGCTGAAGGCAGCCGGCGCCTCGGCCATCCTGGTCCTGCCCATCGAGAAGATGATGTGA
- a CDS encoding YerC/YecD family TrpR-related protein has translation MTIPPARDALHDALLSMQTRAEIDAFLADLCTPAELRAFAERWQVARLLDAGGKSYREIAAEAHASPTTVVRVARYLKDMPHQGYRLALDRLKKKN, from the coding sequence ATGACGATCCCGCCCGCCCGCGACGCCCTCCACGACGCCCTGCTGTCCATGCAGACGCGCGCGGAGATCGACGCCTTTTTGGCTGACCTCTGCACCCCGGCGGAACTGCGCGCCTTCGCCGAGCGCTGGCAGGTGGCGCGCCTGCTCGACGCCGGCGGCAAATCCTATCGCGAGATCGCGGCCGAGGCCCATGCCAGCCCCACCACCGTCGTCCGCGTCGCCCGTTATCTGAAAGACATGCCGCACCAGGGCTATCGCCTCGCCCTGGATCGCCTGAAGAAAAAGAACTGA
- a CDS encoding NAD(P)/FAD-dependent oxidoreductase has protein sequence MIKVLIIGAGHAGGSVAAFLRQYGHEGPIVLAGEEDAPPYQRPPLSKAWLKGEADLEALLLRPLSFYAEQTIDFRPSTVAVAVDPAAKTVAFHDGSSETYDVLVLATGSTARKLPVPGGDHPDLLELRTLKDAERLKAVLGPGKRLAVVGGGYVGLEAAASARALGAEAVVIERAPRVLARVASETLSTFFTSQHRAHGVEILTGAEVVAVAPDGVTLTDGTEVQADAVLVGVGALACDGLARSAGLRCDDGVVVDDQARTSDPAIFAIGDMTRRPIPVHGGVHHRLESVPNALEQAKQAAAAIVGRAGPTPEVPWFWSDQYDVKLQIAGLPFDADRQVVRGDPTASGFAVFHLNGDRIVCVEAVNAPPEFMAGKQLIAKATPVDVDKLADTAMSMKAVAA, from the coding sequence ATGATCAAGGTTCTCATCATCGGCGCTGGACATGCCGGCGGCTCCGTCGCGGCCTTTCTTCGACAGTACGGCCATGAAGGCCCCATCGTGTTGGCGGGCGAGGAGGATGCGCCGCCATATCAGCGGCCGCCCCTGTCCAAGGCCTGGCTGAAGGGCGAGGCGGATCTCGAGGCGCTTCTGCTGCGGCCGCTAAGCTTCTACGCCGAGCAGACCATCGACTTCCGGCCCTCGACGGTCGCCGTGGCGGTGGACCCCGCCGCGAAGACGGTCGCCTTTCATGACGGATCGTCCGAGACCTATGACGTTCTGGTGCTGGCGACGGGATCGACGGCGCGGAAACTGCCGGTTCCGGGCGGGGATCATCCCGATCTGCTGGAGTTGCGCACGCTGAAGGACGCCGAACGGCTGAAGGCGGTGCTGGGGCCGGGCAAGCGGCTGGCGGTGGTCGGCGGCGGCTATGTCGGATTGGAGGCGGCGGCCTCGGCCCGGGCCCTGGGCGCCGAGGCGGTGGTGATCGAACGGGCGCCCCGCGTGCTGGCGCGGGTGGCGTCGGAAACGCTGTCGACCTTTTTCACGTCTCAGCACCGGGCGCACGGGGTCGAAATCCTGACCGGGGCCGAGGTGGTCGCCGTGGCCCCCGACGGCGTGACCCTGACGGACGGAACGGAGGTTCAGGCTGATGCGGTGCTGGTCGGCGTGGGCGCCCTGGCCTGCGACGGCCTGGCGCGGTCGGCGGGTCTGCGCTGCGACGACGGGGTGGTGGTGGACGATCAGGCGCGGACCAGCGATCCGGCGATCTTCGCCATCGGCGACATGACGCGCCGCCCGATCCCAGTTCACGGCGGGGTGCATCACCGGCTGGAGAGCGTGCCCAATGCGCTGGAGCAGGCGAAGCAGGCGGCGGCCGCCATCGTCGGGCGGGCCGGGCCGACGCCGGAAGTGCCCTGGTTCTGGTCGGACCAGTATGACGTCAAGCTTCAGATCGCGGGCCTGCCGTTCGACGCCGACCGGCAGGTGGTGCGGGGCGATCCGACGGCGTCAGGCTTTGCGGTGTTCCATCTGAACGGCGACCGCATCGTCTGCGTCGAGGCCGTCAACGCCCCGCCCGAGTTCATGGCCGGCAAACAGCTGATCGCCAAGGCGACGCCGGTGGACGTGGACAAGCTGGCCGATACGGCGATGTCGATGAAGGCGGTGGCGGCCTGA
- a CDS encoding circularly permuted type 2 ATP-grasp protein, producing the protein MTIAFDEMTGGGSEAIRDSYKTLAAWLENAPADLLQARSRQAELFFRRMGVTFAVYGDEESNERLIPFDVVPRIIGADEWSGLEKGLKQRVTAINAFLKDIYGPQECIKAGIVPADLILTNPHYRPEMQGRRPPGDVWCHISGVDLVRTGEDGFYVLEDNVRTPSGVSYMLENREMMMRLFPDLFAEHAVRPVEIYTDMLLRSLQSSAPAGAGADPTIVVLTPGPFNSAYYEHSFLADKLGVELVEGGDLFVNDDTVYMRTTEGPKQVDVIYRRIDDDFIDPLTFMPDSAVGVPGLMSAYFAGRVTLANAVGTGVADDKAVYTYMPEIIRFFTGEDAILRNVPTWRCREPDALKEVLDRLPELVVKEVGGSGGYGMLVGPTSTKAEIEAFRAKLVADPDDFIAQPTLSLSTAPTLAGASLSPRHVDLRPFVLSSPAGVRVAPGGLTRVALKEGSLVVNSSQGGGTKDTWVLDN; encoded by the coding sequence ATGACGATAGCGTTCGACGAAATGACCGGCGGCGGATCGGAGGCGATCCGCGACAGCTACAAGACCCTGGCGGCTTGGCTGGAAAACGCGCCGGCCGACCTTCTGCAGGCGCGCTCGCGCCAAGCGGAGCTGTTTTTCCGCCGCATGGGCGTCACCTTCGCCGTCTATGGCGACGAGGAATCAAACGAACGGCTGATACCCTTCGACGTCGTGCCCCGCATCATCGGGGCGGACGAATGGAGCGGGCTGGAAAAGGGGCTGAAGCAGCGCGTCACCGCCATCAACGCCTTCCTGAAGGACATCTACGGTCCGCAGGAATGCATCAAGGCGGGCATCGTCCCCGCCGACCTGATCCTGACCAACCCTCACTATCGACCCGAGATGCAAGGCCGCCGGCCGCCGGGCGATGTCTGGTGCCACATCTCGGGCGTCGATCTGGTCCGCACGGGCGAGGACGGCTTCTATGTGCTGGAGGACAACGTCCGCACGCCCTCTGGCGTCTCCTACATGCTGGAGAACCGCGAGATGATGATGCGGCTGTTCCCCGATCTGTTCGCGGAACACGCCGTGCGGCCGGTCGAGATTTACACCGACATGCTGCTGCGTTCGCTTCAGTCCTCGGCGCCGGCCGGGGCAGGGGCGGACCCGACGATCGTGGTCCTGACGCCAGGGCCGTTCAACTCGGCCTATTACGAGCACAGCTTTCTGGCCGACAAGCTGGGGGTCGAACTGGTCGAGGGGGGGGACCTCTTCGTCAATGACGACACCGTCTATATGCGCACGACAGAGGGGCCAAAGCAGGTCGATGTCATCTATCGCCGCATCGACGACGACTTCATCGACCCCCTGACCTTCATGCCTGACTCGGCGGTCGGGGTTCCGGGGCTGATGTCGGCCTATTTCGCGGGCCGCGTGACCCTGGCCAATGCGGTTGGAACGGGGGTGGCCGACGACAAAGCCGTCTATACCTACATGCCCGAGATCATCCGCTTCTTCACCGGAGAAGATGCGATCCTTCGGAACGTGCCGACCTGGCGCTGTCGGGAGCCCGACGCCCTGAAGGAGGTTCTGGACAGGCTGCCGGAACTGGTGGTCAAGGAGGTGGGCGGATCGGGCGGCTACGGCATGCTGGTGGGGCCGACCTCGACCAAGGCCGAGATTGAGGCTTTCCGCGCCAAGCTGGTCGCTGACCCCGACGACTTCATCGCCCAGCCGACGTTGAGCCTGTCGACCGCGCCGACCCTGGCGGGCGCAAGCCTGTCGCCGCGCCACGTCGATCTGCGGCCCTTCGTCCTGTCCAGTCCGGCGGGGGTGCGGGTCGCGCCCGGCGGTCTGACGCGGGTGGCGCTGAAGGAGGGGTCTCTGGTCGTCAACTCCAGCCAGGGCGGCGGAACCAAGGACACTTGGGTGCTGGACAACTGA
- a CDS encoding transglutaminase family protein — protein MRIRIDHSTRYTYARPARFIIQTLRLTPKSSESQQVRDWRIETDVDARLRRSEDAFGNIVHSLYTERPTDALTIRVTGEVSTMDAGGVVRGGSERLSPLVFLRETPLTKADADIAHFARSIRESTSLNRMHALMGALKAEVAFEVGATSAAHTAADSFAQRRGVCQDHAQIFIASARLLGVPARYVSGHLSRQDGQHDQEAAHAWAEAWIEGLGWVGFDPANGICPTEHYVRVAVGLDALGATPIRGTSYGGGQESLTVALHVRPVQQTQQQLQSRGWSA, from the coding sequence ATGCGGATAAGGATCGACCACTCCACCCGCTACACCTACGCCCGACCGGCGCGGTTCATCATCCAGACCCTGCGTCTGACGCCCAAGTCCAGCGAGAGCCAGCAAGTGCGCGACTGGCGCATCGAAACGGATGTGGACGCCCGCCTGCGTCGCAGCGAGGACGCCTTCGGCAACATCGTCCACAGCCTCTATACCGAACGACCGACGGACGCCCTGACCATTCGGGTGACGGGCGAGGTTTCGACCATGGACGCCGGCGGGGTGGTTCGCGGCGGATCAGAGCGGCTGTCGCCCTTGGTCTTTCTGCGCGAGACACCCCTGACCAAAGCCGACGCGGACATCGCCCATTTCGCCCGGTCGATCCGCGAAAGCACGTCGCTCAATCGGATGCACGCCTTGATGGGCGCCCTGAAGGCCGAGGTCGCCTTCGAGGTCGGGGCCACCTCGGCGGCCCACACCGCCGCCGACTCCTTCGCCCAGCGGCGGGGCGTCTGTCAGGATCATGCCCAGATCTTTATCGCTTCGGCCCGTCTTCTGGGGGTGCCGGCGCGCTATGTTTCGGGCCATCTCAGCCGCCAGGACGGTCAGCACGACCAGGAGGCTGCCCATGCCTGGGCCGAAGCCTGGATCGAGGGACTGGGCTGGGTCGGGTTCGATCCCGCCAACGGCATCTGTCCGACCGAACACTATGTCCGCGTCGCCGTGGGCCTGGACGCTCTGGGCGCCACCCCGATCCGGGGAACCAGCTACGGCGGCGGGCAGGAGAGCCTGACCGTCGCGCTTCATGTGCGGCCCGTGCAACAGACGCAGCAGCAACTGCAGTCGCGGGGCTGGTCCGCATAG
- a CDS encoding peptidase, with protein MLVDEGLAMIADTRTNAGVDNISSYRKLHIYKSPGERILAVATAGNLSVTQTALAMTAAGVKLPDSTTPETLQTAPTLFRAAQILGHAMATVRATINTPASPSADALNVNASMLLGGQIAGGKMGLYLIYGQGNFIECGPDTPYLQIGELKYGKPILDRALHSSTPLSEAVKLGLISFDSTIRSNIAVGPPLDLIVMPRDRMSGTVRRIEADDPYFRDLGRRWSEALAAAHRAMPDPTWLDEEESQPRPLTVVSS; from the coding sequence ATGTTGGTGGACGAGGGGTTGGCGATGATCGCCGACACGCGCACCAATGCGGGCGTGGACAACATCTCGTCCTATCGAAAGCTGCACATCTACAAGTCGCCGGGCGAACGCATTCTGGCCGTGGCGACGGCGGGCAATCTGTCCGTCACCCAGACCGCCTTGGCGATGACGGCGGCGGGCGTCAAATTGCCGGATTCGACCACGCCGGAGACCCTGCAGACGGCGCCTACGCTGTTTCGGGCGGCGCAGATTCTGGGCCATGCCATGGCGACGGTGCGGGCCACGATAAACACGCCGGCCTCCCCCAGCGCCGACGCCCTGAACGTCAACGCCTCCATGCTGCTGGGCGGCCAGATCGCGGGCGGCAAGATGGGGCTGTATCTGATCTATGGTCAGGGCAACTTCATCGAGTGCGGCCCGGACACGCCCTATCTGCAGATCGGGGAGCTGAAGTACGGCAAACCGATCCTGGACCGCGCCCTGCACAGTTCGACGCCCCTGTCCGAGGCGGTGAAGTTGGGCCTGATCTCGTTCGATTCCACCATCCGCTCGAACATAGCGGTCGGTCCGCCTCTGGACCTGATCGTCATGCCGCGAGACCGGATGAGCGGGACGGTGCGGCGGATCGAGGCGGACGACCCCTATTTCCGCGACTTGGGCCGGCGATGGTCCGAGGCCCTGGCGGCGGCGCACCGCGCCATGCCCGACCCCACCTGGTTGGACGAGGAGGAGAGCCAGCCGAGGCCGCTGACGGTGGTTTCCAGCTAG
- a CDS encoding TonB-dependent siderophore receptor, with translation MSDSRASSLRALLFASSAAGMLVAAPAFAADVTADDGVIATADQQQPANLGTIDVNGQVRKPAPHSPEYVAPLVDTPRSVTVIPQAIIEQTGADSLQDILRNSPGITFGAGEGGQPLADRPFIRGQSSGNNIFVDGIRDTGGQQREVFNLEQVEVIKGADSVYSGRGSGGGSINLASKSPKLTPFTSVSAGIGTDDYLRGTIDANMPLGETAALRINLMGASGDVAGRNAVDYDKWGVAASFAVGLGTDSTIVASYYHLDSNQMPDYGIPLYTKLGGATAPRPDASGVLNVSRDAFYGLKARDYLNNTVDSFTFDWTHRFSEALTVRNVSRFSTTLNDYIVTNPGDGGSAQQIGGVWWMKRGTKTRWNPAQTLANVTDVFGKISTGGIKHSYDLGLELTREVNRNASYSTFSTSGSACPAPLTGFDCTPVFDPNPADPWTGVINRSAPSRSITETVGLYAFDSISLTDRFLLNLGVRWDSYQTQGVSINSTQTNGVWTINPLIPATPTGTPGVVALPKREWDFVNYQAGLVFKPTDYSSLYVSYATASTPPLIAGGDQNTAGTGQGSGNLANDILEPEDTETYEVGAKANLFNERLSVGLSAYRLTRKNAQLLVDAGPPATYAQVGEVEVKGVELSVSGNITPAWQVFGGYTHMDSELVRGASNSVNVGESLANTPKNSASLFTTYRVLPRLTLGGGVYYVSRSNGGNQGGAGGGTNRIYAPEYTRVDAYAAYDLTDTASLRLNVKNAGDERYIMRTNGVHHADPAPGRAATLTLNLRF, from the coding sequence ATGTCCGACTCTCGCGCCTCGTCCCTTCGTGCGCTCCTGTTCGCCTCCAGCGCCGCCGGCATGCTGGTCGCGGCGCCCGCCTTCGCCGCCGACGTGACCGCCGATGACGGCGTGATCGCCACGGCGGATCAGCAACAGCCCGCCAACCTCGGCACCATCGACGTCAATGGTCAGGTCAGGAAGCCCGCGCCCCATTCGCCGGAATATGTCGCGCCGCTTGTCGATACGCCGCGATCGGTCACGGTGATCCCGCAGGCCATCATCGAGCAGACGGGCGCCGATTCATTGCAGGACATCCTGCGTAACTCGCCTGGAATCACCTTCGGTGCGGGCGAGGGCGGCCAGCCCTTGGCCGATCGGCCGTTCATCCGGGGCCAGTCGTCGGGCAACAACATCTTCGTGGACGGCATCCGCGACACGGGCGGTCAGCAGCGCGAGGTCTTCAACCTGGAGCAGGTCGAGGTCATCAAGGGCGCCGACTCGGTCTATTCGGGACGCGGTTCAGGCGGCGGCAGCATCAATCTGGCCTCCAAGTCGCCCAAGCTGACGCCGTTCACCAGCGTTTCGGCGGGTATCGGAACGGATGATTACCTGCGCGGAACGATCGACGCCAACATGCCTCTGGGCGAGACGGCGGCGCTCCGCATCAATCTGATGGGAGCCTCTGGCGACGTCGCGGGTCGCAACGCCGTGGACTATGACAAATGGGGCGTCGCCGCCTCTTTCGCCGTCGGCTTGGGCACTGACAGCACCATCGTGGCCAGCTACTACCACCTCGACAGCAATCAGATGCCCGACTACGGCATACCGCTCTACACCAAGCTGGGCGGCGCCACGGCGCCCCGGCCCGATGCGTCTGGCGTGCTGAACGTCAGCCGCGACGCCTTCTACGGTCTGAAGGCGCGTGACTACCTGAACAATACGGTGGATTCCTTCACCTTCGATTGGACGCATCGGTTCAGCGAGGCCCTGACGGTCCGCAACGTCAGTCGCTTTTCGACGACGCTGAACGACTATATCGTCACCAATCCCGGCGACGGCGGATCGGCCCAGCAGATCGGCGGGGTCTGGTGGATGAAGCGCGGCACAAAGACCCGTTGGAACCCCGCGCAAACGCTGGCCAACGTCACCGATGTGTTCGGCAAAATTTCGACCGGAGGGATCAAGCACAGCTACGATCTGGGTCTGGAACTGACGCGCGAAGTCAATCGCAACGCCAGCTATTCGACCTTCTCGACATCCGGGTCGGCTTGCCCTGCGCCCTTGACGGGATTCGACTGCACGCCGGTCTTCGATCCGAACCCCGCCGACCCCTGGACCGGCGTGATCAACCGCAGCGCGCCCAGCCGTTCGATCACCGAAACCGTCGGTCTTTACGCCTTCGACAGCATCTCTCTTACCGACCGGTTCCTGCTTAACCTGGGTGTCCGTTGGGACAGCTATCAAACGCAGGGCGTGAGCATCAACTCCACCCAGACCAATGGCGTCTGGACCATCAACCCCCTGATCCCCGCCACGCCCACGGGAACGCCGGGTGTCGTCGCTCTGCCCAAGCGCGAATGGGATTTCGTCAACTATCAGGCCGGTCTGGTTTTCAAGCCCACGGATTATTCGAGCCTGTACGTTTCCTACGCCACGGCCTCGACGCCGCCCCTAATCGCGGGCGGCGACCAGAACACCGCCGGTACGGGCCAGGGATCCGGAAACCTGGCGAACGATATCCTGGAGCCTGAGGACACCGAGACCTATGAGGTCGGGGCCAAGGCCAACCTGTTCAACGAGCGTCTCTCTGTCGGCCTGTCCGCCTATCGTCTGACCCGCAAGAACGCGCAACTGCTGGTCGATGCCGGCCCGCCCGCCACCTATGCACAGGTCGGGGAGGTCGAGGTCAAGGGCGTCGAACTCAGCGTTTCGGGCAATATCACGCCTGCATGGCAGGTGTTCGGCGGCTACACCCACATGGACTCCGAACTGGTGCGCGGCGCCTCGAACAGTGTGAATGTCGGTGAATCGCTCGCCAATACGCCGAAGAACTCGGCCAGCCTGTTCACAACCTATCGCGTCCTGCCGCGTCTGACCCTGGGCGGGGGCGTCTATTATGTCTCCCGTTCGAACGGGGGCAACCAAGGCGGGGCCGGCGGCGGGACAAACCGCATCTACGCACCGGAGTACACCCGCGTGGACGCCTATGCCGCCTATGATCTGACCGATACCGCGTCATTGCGCCTCAACGTCAAGAACGCTGGCGACGAACGCTACATCATGCGGACCAATGGCGTTCACCACGCCGATCCCGCCCCAGGCCGCGCCGCCACCCTGACGCTGAACCTGCGCTTCTAA